In one Parageobacillus genomosp. 1 genomic region, the following are encoded:
- a CDS encoding CoA-binding protein yields the protein MPITNPSREEIGEILRKAKRIAVVGLSDNPERTSYMVAKAMKDAGYEIIPVNPMIEQWEGIPAVKKLTDIEGHVDIVNVFRRSEHLPEIAREFVQIDADVFWAQLGVVNEEAYEFLKEKGYTVVMDRCIKVEHALTKQQ from the coding sequence ATGCCAATTACAAATCCAAGCAGAGAAGAAATTGGAGAAATTTTGCGGAAGGCAAAACGCATCGCTGTCGTCGGACTATCCGACAACCCGGAACGGACGTCGTACATGGTTGCGAAAGCAATGAAAGACGCGGGTTATGAAATTATTCCGGTCAATCCGATGATTGAACAATGGGAAGGAATTCCGGCTGTTAAAAAGCTGACCGATATTGAAGGGCATGTTGACATTGTCAACGTCTTCCGCCGTTCCGAACATTTGCCGGAAATCGCCCGCGAATTTGTCCAGATTGACGCCGACGTTTTTTGGGCGCAGCTTGGCGTCGTCAATGAAGAAGCCTATGAATTTTTAAAAGAAAAAGGCTATACGGTTGTGATGGACCGCTGCATTAAAGTGGAACACGCGCTAACGAAACAACAGTAA
- a CDS encoding thioredoxin domain-containing protein → MAHESFEDEEVAAILNEKYISIKVDREERPDIDSVYMRVCQMLTGHGGWPLSVFLTPEGKPFYAGTYFPKRSRYGQPGFIDVLTKLYHKYQENPNEIEQMAEQITEALRQSVRTAGTERLSLEAVEKAYRQLAGSFDTVYGGFGGAPKFPIPHMLMFLLRYAQWKRDDRALLMVEKTLNGMANGGIYDHIGYGFARYSTDAMWLVPHFEKMLYDNALLVIAYTETYQRTKNERYKEIAEQIIEFVKREMMAKDGAFYSAIDADSEGVEGKYYVWTPAEVIDVLGAELGELYCKVYDITEEGNFEGKNVPNLIHTRIDRIAKRYGMAEEELQEKLEQAREKLFAARSSRVYPHVDDKILTAWNALMIAALAKAAKVYERRDYLDMAERALSFLEANLVKDGRLMVRYRDGEAKHLGIIDDYAYLVWAYIEMYEATFNLSYLQTAKIYMKQALDLFWDNEHGGFFTTGKDAEALIVREKEIYDGALPSGNSVAAVQLIRLGRLTGDLTLLEKAEKMYQVFKRPVEAYESGHTFFLQGLLLLETPTVEVVLFGKQGDEKREQLIQKWQHSLAPNVFLLAAEHPADVAHIAPFAAEYEPLGEETTVYVCENFACRQPTTDVESVAEQLF, encoded by the coding sequence ATGGCCCATGAAAGTTTTGAAGACGAGGAAGTCGCGGCGATCTTAAATGAAAAATACATATCGATTAAAGTTGACCGCGAGGAGAGGCCGGATATTGATTCCGTGTATATGCGCGTCTGTCAGATGCTGACGGGGCATGGCGGCTGGCCGCTCAGCGTGTTTTTGACGCCGGAAGGGAAGCCGTTTTATGCGGGGACGTATTTTCCGAAGCGGAGCCGCTACGGACAGCCGGGGTTTATCGACGTATTGACGAAGCTGTATCACAAATATCAGGAAAATCCAAACGAAATCGAGCAGATGGCCGAACAAATCACCGAAGCGCTCCGGCAGTCGGTCCGCACGGCGGGTACGGAGCGGTTGTCTCTCGAAGCGGTGGAAAAGGCGTACCGCCAGCTTGCCGGCAGCTTTGATACGGTGTATGGCGGTTTTGGCGGCGCTCCGAAATTTCCGATTCCGCATATGCTTATGTTTTTGCTCCGTTATGCTCAGTGGAAGCGGGATGACCGCGCACTGTTGATGGTCGAAAAAACGTTAAACGGCATGGCCAACGGCGGCATTTACGATCATATCGGCTACGGCTTCGCCCGCTATTCGACCGATGCGATGTGGCTTGTGCCGCACTTTGAGAAAATGCTGTATGATAACGCGTTGTTGGTTATTGCTTATACGGAAACGTATCAACGGACGAAAAACGAACGCTATAAAGAAATTGCCGAACAAATTATCGAGTTTGTTAAGCGGGAAATGATGGCGAAAGACGGCGCTTTCTACTCGGCGATCGACGCTGACTCGGAAGGGGTGGAAGGAAAATATTACGTCTGGACGCCCGCGGAAGTGATCGATGTGCTCGGCGCCGAGCTTGGCGAATTGTATTGCAAGGTGTATGATATTACAGAAGAAGGAAACTTCGAAGGAAAAAACGTGCCAAATCTCATTCATACGCGAATCGACCGCATCGCCAAGCGATACGGCATGGCGGAAGAAGAGCTGCAAGAAAAACTCGAGCAGGCAAGAGAAAAGCTGTTTGCCGCGCGTTCGTCTCGCGTCTATCCGCATGTGGATGATAAAATATTAACGGCTTGGAACGCGTTAATGATTGCCGCGCTGGCGAAAGCGGCAAAAGTGTATGAACGCCGCGATTATTTGGACATGGCAGAGCGCGCCCTATCCTTTCTCGAAGCGAATTTGGTGAAAGACGGAAGATTAATGGTGCGCTACCGCGATGGAGAAGCGAAGCATCTTGGCATTATCGACGACTATGCCTATCTTGTCTGGGCGTATATCGAAATGTATGAGGCCACATTCAATTTGTCTTATTTGCAAACAGCGAAAATATATATGAAACAAGCGCTCGATCTGTTTTGGGATAACGAGCATGGCGGCTTTTTTACGACAGGAAAGGACGCGGAAGCGTTGATTGTCCGCGAAAAGGAAATTTACGACGGCGCGCTGCCGTCGGGAAACAGCGTCGCGGCGGTACAGCTCATCCGTCTTGGGCGGCTGACGGGAGACTTGACGCTGTTAGAAAAAGCGGAGAAAATGTATCAAGTGTTTAAGCGTCCAGTCGAAGCGTACGAAAGCGGGCATACGTTTTTCTTGCAAGGATTGTTGTTGCTCGAAACGCCGACGGTCGAGGTCGTGCTGTTCGGCAAACAAGGCGACGAAAAGCGGGAGCAGTTGATTCAAAAGTGGCAGCACTCGTTGGCGCCAAACGTGTTTCTGTTAGCGGCGGAACACCCGGCCGATGTTGCGCACATCGCTCCGTTTGCGGCAGAGTATGAACCGCTCGGGGAGGAAACGACCGTGTACGTATGCGAAAATTTCGCCTGCCGGCAGCCGACGACGGACGTGGAATCCGTTGCCGAGCAGTTATTTTAA
- a CDS encoding glucose 1-dehydrogenase: MQSFADKVALVTGGGSGIGRAIALRFAQRGAKVVVAGRTRKTITETQEMIRHMGGEAFSLQVDVSSDEQVRQMIQSVVSRFGHLDFACNAAGIGGPLAPIADASENDFDSIIAVNLKGVWLCMKYQLQQMVTQGCGVIVNISSINGLVGTPNAAVYSASKSGVISLTKAAALEYAKSNIRINAICPGAIRTPMLEKMFIETGIGESHYESRIPQGRIGDPNDIANAAIWLCSDEASYITGHIMVIDGGVTARG; encoded by the coding sequence ATGCAGTCATTCGCCGATAAGGTTGCTTTAGTTACAGGTGGGGGGTCGGGAATTGGTAGAGCGATTGCTTTACGTTTTGCACAACGAGGAGCAAAAGTCGTTGTGGCTGGACGAACACGAAAGACAATTACAGAGACTCAAGAGATGATTCGTCATATGGGCGGTGAAGCCTTTTCACTTCAAGTGGATGTGAGTTCAGATGAACAAGTTAGACAGATGATCCAAAGCGTAGTGAGTCGCTTCGGGCATTTGGACTTTGCTTGCAACGCAGCAGGAATAGGAGGACCATTAGCACCTATTGCAGATGCTTCAGAGAATGACTTTGACTCCATTATTGCAGTTAACCTCAAAGGTGTATGGCTCTGTATGAAATATCAACTTCAACAAATGGTGACGCAAGGTTGTGGGGTGATTGTGAATATTTCATCAATCAATGGTTTGGTTGGTACTCCCAATGCTGCCGTTTATTCCGCAAGCAAATCTGGGGTAATCAGTCTAACTAAAGCTGCTGCGCTGGAATACGCCAAATCAAATATACGTATCAATGCCATTTGTCCAGGTGCAATTCGAACTCCAATGCTGGAAAAAATGTTCATTGAAACAGGGATTGGAGAAAGTCACTACGAGTCTCGAATTCCGCAAGGGCGAATCGGAGACCCGAACGATATTGCGAACGCTGCAATTTGGTTGTGCTCTGATGAGGCTTCATACATAACCGGGCATATAATGGTTATTGATGGCGGAGTAACAGCCAGGGGATGA
- a CDS encoding DUF255 domain-containing protein, giving the protein MKEYLERERYNGKYNWLVMSKSPYLKQHETNPVNWLEWSPEAFQKAKREGKPVFLSIGYS; this is encoded by the coding sequence ATGAAGGAATACCTCGAACGTGAACGTTATAACGGAAAATATAATTGGTTAGTTATGTCGAAAAGTCCTTATTTGAAGCAACATGAAACAAATCCTGTCAATTGGTTGGAATGGTCGCCAGAAGCGTTTCAAAAAGCAAAAAGGGAAGGCAAGCCAGTGTTTTTGTCCATTGGCTATAGCTAG
- a CDS encoding IS3 family transposase (programmed frameshift), with the protein MKRRKHSKEFKLQVVKEALEVGNKALVARRYELSPNLVQRWVKAYEEGKLGQEMVSSPSSAEIKRLEEENEQLKKLLGEKDLEIAILRDLIKKKNPPLTEKLEVAEQWIKKGYPITKVLEILEIHRSTYYYQQNGKVEKKTVGGGRPTPGYSLTATGEKVPDEQIQEWLSELVMGEGFAYGYRKLTIQLRRDHQLVISKKKVYRLCKAMDLLRPQREKRIPYPKKLARNRIITSSNQLWEMDVKYGYIEGEERFFLVLSLIDVYDRSVIDYHIGLSCSGSDAVKTLQRALFKRQQFEQANKPVIRTDNGPQFISHAFEAACERFGIEHERIPPRTPNMNAHIEAFHRLLEEEWLGRMALDSYEEAYQAVMEYMKFYNERRIHSSILDLPPHEFYKKAQTESLIIKEVRV; encoded by the exons ATGAAACGAAGAAAACATTCGAAGGAATTTAAGCTACAAGTGGTGAAAGAAGCATTAGAAGTTGGAAATAAAGCATTGGTAGCTAGAAGATACGAGCTTAGCCCGAATCTTGTGCAAAGATGGGTGAAGGCATATGAAGAAGGAAAACTAGGACAAGAAATGGTTTCCTCTCCCTCTTCAGCTGAAATCAAACGGCTGGAGGAAGAAAACGAGCAGCTCAAGAAGCTATTAGGGGAAAAAGATTTAGAAATCGCGATTTTGCGTGATTTGATAAAAAAGAAGAACCCTC CACTTACTGAAAAATTGGAAGTAGCCGAGCAGTGGATCAAGAAAGGATATCCGATTACAAAAGTATTGGAGATTCTAGAAATCCATCGCTCAACCTACTATTATCAACAGAACGGAAAAGTCGAGAAGAAAACAGTAGGTGGGGGACGTCCAACACCCGGCTACTCTCTAACGGCAACTGGCGAAAAAGTGCCAGACGAACAAATCCAAGAATGGCTCTCTGAGCTTGTGATGGGAGAAGGATTTGCCTACGGATATCGCAAGCTGACCATTCAGTTAAGAAGAGACCATCAGCTTGTGATCAGTAAGAAAAAAGTATATCGATTGTGTAAAGCGATGGACTTACTGCGTCCGCAGCGAGAGAAACGGATTCCATATCCGAAGAAACTCGCTCGGAATCGCATCATTACAAGCTCAAATCAGTTATGGGAAATGGATGTGAAATATGGATATATCGAAGGAGAAGAACGCTTTTTCTTGGTTTTGTCGCTCATCGATGTGTATGACCGTTCGGTGATTGATTACCATATTGGGTTGAGTTGTTCAGGAAGCGATGCCGTAAAGACGCTTCAAAGAGCGTTATTCAAGCGTCAGCAATTTGAACAGGCAAATAAACCTGTGATTCGGACAGACAACGGCCCGCAATTTATTTCTCATGCCTTTGAAGCTGCCTGTGAGCGATTTGGAATCGAACATGAACGGATTCCACCACGGACGCCGAATATGAATGCGCATATTGAAGCGTTTCATCGTTTACTGGAGGAGGAATGGCTAGGAAGAATGGCGTTGGACAGCTATGAAGAAGCTTATCAAGCCGTGATGGAGTACATGAAATTTTATAACGAGCGAAGGATTCATTCGAGTATTCTCGATCTTCCACCGCATGAATTTTACAAAAAAGCGCAAACGGAATCGTTAATCATCAAAGAAGTTCGCGTATAA
- a CDS encoding IS3 family transposase has translation MSRRGNCYDNACIESFHSLIKKECIYPNHFCTRKEAKQAIFEYIECFYKRKRSHSALGYVSPCELEEVCYANQRKAAA, from the coding sequence ATGTCGAGACGTGGGAACTGTTACGATAACGCTTGTATCGAGTCGTTCCATAGCCTAATCAAGAAAGAATGCATCTATCCGAATCATTTCTGTACGCGGAAAGAAGCGAAACAAGCGATTTTCGAGTACATTGAATGCTTCTACAAACGCAAAAGAAGTCATTCCGCCCTTGGCTATGTATCGCCATGTGAATTGGAAGAAGTATGCTACGCTAATCAGAGAAAAGCAGCTGCATAA
- a CDS encoding helix-turn-helix domain-containing protein → MTNVKSSGIRCKGNVKDNFEAVPSSIYNYIELGLISGNDLLVYLRLYQLDNNNYGYAYPTIEDLMIMTNLAKKTVIESLKNLESVGLLKKDKSDKFPNKNIYFIYKPLEQYELYTQAAENVKELEEKKIKLGSSAEQDKERLHDYKQKQEQEIQAEIIVPKIKTTNDEVNSEKITYEDLEEYTKDMDFLEFARYMKAKN, encoded by the coding sequence ATGACAAATGTTAAAAGTAGTGGTATTCGTTGTAAAGGAAATGTAAAGGACAATTTTGAGGCAGTACCTTCTTCGATATATAACTATATAGAATTGGGGTTAATTTCGGGTAATGATCTGTTAGTGTATTTAAGGTTATATCAACTAGACAATAATAATTATGGGTATGCTTACCCAACAATCGAAGATCTAATGATAATGACTAATCTTGCAAAAAAGACAGTCATTGAATCGTTGAAAAATCTAGAATCTGTGGGTTTACTCAAAAAAGATAAAAGCGATAAGTTTCCCAATAAAAATATTTATTTTATCTATAAACCATTAGAACAATATGAGTTATATACTCAGGCCGCTGAAAATGTTAAAGAACTGGAAGAGAAGAAAATCAAGTTAGGGTCATCAGCTGAACAGGACAAAGAACGTTTACACGATTATAAGCAAAAGCAGGAACAGGAAATTCAAGCTGAAATAATTGTACCTAAAATAAAAACAACTAATGATGAAGTAAATAGTGAAAAGATTACTTATGAGGATTTAGAGGAATATACAAAAGATATGGACTTTCTAGAATTTGCTAGGTATATGAAGGCAAAAAACTAG
- the parE gene encoding DNA topoisomerase IV subunit B, with translation MAKQSVYEYNDDAIQVLEGLEAVRKRPGMYIGSTDSRGLHHLVYEIVDNSVDEALAGYGNYILVKIHKDNSVTVLDEGRGMPTGMHKLGKPTPEVILTVLHAGGKFGQGGYKTSGGLHGVGASVVNALSEWLVVTIHRDGFIYQQRFENGGKPVTTLEKIGTTNKTGTIIQFKPDPTIFSTTTFNYETLSERLRESAFLLKGLKIELVDERTGMRDVFHYENGIEAFVAYLNEDKDVLHPVVYFAGEQNGIEVEFAFQFNDGYSENVLSFVNNVRTKDGGTHEAGAKTAMTRVFNEYARKTGLLKEKDKNLEGSDIREGLAAIVSVRIPEHLLQFEGQTKGKLGTSEARSAVDAVVSEHLTYFLQENPDISAMLIKKAIRAYQAREAARKAREEARNGKKRKGKETVLSGKLTPAQSRNPKKNELYLVEGDSAGGSAKQGRDRRFQAVLPLRGKVINTEKAKLADILKNEEISTIIHAIGGGVGPDFSLEDINYDKIIIMTDADTDGAHIQVLLLTFFYRYMRPLIEAGKVYIALPPLYKVSKGSGKKEIVEYAWTDAQLKEITRKFGKGYTVQRYKGLGEMNADQLWETTMNPETRTLIRVRIEDAARAERRVTTLMGDKVEPRRKWIEANVAFGLEDDPNILDHEHVFVAGGDN, from the coding sequence GTGGCAAAACAATCGGTATACGAATACAACGATGATGCGATTCAAGTGTTAGAAGGGCTTGAGGCGGTGCGCAAGCGGCCGGGAATGTATATCGGTAGCACCGACAGCCGCGGCCTGCATCATCTCGTCTATGAAATTGTCGACAACTCGGTCGACGAAGCGTTGGCAGGGTACGGAAACTATATTCTTGTCAAAATACATAAAGATAACAGCGTTACCGTGCTTGATGAAGGGCGCGGGATGCCGACGGGGATGCATAAGCTCGGCAAGCCGACGCCGGAAGTGATTTTAACGGTGCTTCACGCCGGCGGCAAGTTTGGGCAAGGCGGCTATAAAACGAGTGGCGGCTTGCATGGGGTCGGCGCATCGGTCGTCAACGCCTTGTCGGAATGGCTCGTGGTGACGATCCACCGCGACGGTTTTATTTACCAGCAGCGTTTTGAAAATGGCGGAAAGCCGGTGACGACGCTTGAAAAAATCGGAACGACGAACAAAACGGGAACGATCATTCAATTTAAACCAGACCCGACGATTTTCAGCACGACGACGTTTAATTATGAGACGTTAAGCGAGCGTCTGCGTGAATCGGCGTTTTTGCTAAAAGGGCTGAAAATCGAGCTCGTGGATGAACGGACCGGGATGCGCGATGTATTCCATTATGAAAATGGGATTGAAGCGTTTGTCGCCTATTTAAACGAAGATAAAGATGTGCTTCATCCAGTCGTCTATTTTGCTGGGGAACAAAACGGGATTGAAGTTGAATTTGCCTTTCAGTTTAACGACGGCTATTCGGAAAACGTGCTGTCGTTTGTCAACAACGTGCGCACGAAAGACGGCGGCACGCATGAAGCGGGCGCCAAGACGGCGATGACGCGCGTCTTTAACGAATATGCGCGCAAGACAGGGCTGTTAAAAGAAAAAGATAAAAACTTGGAAGGATCAGATATTCGCGAAGGATTAGCGGCAATCGTCTCGGTGAGAATCCCAGAACACCTGCTGCAGTTTGAAGGGCAGACAAAAGGAAAACTGGGGACGAGCGAAGCCCGCTCCGCCGTCGATGCGGTCGTATCCGAGCATTTAACATACTTTTTGCAGGAAAATCCGGACATTAGCGCGATGTTAATTAAAAAGGCGATCCGGGCATACCAGGCGCGCGAAGCGGCCCGCAAAGCGCGTGAGGAAGCGCGAAACGGAAAAAAGCGAAAAGGGAAAGAGACGGTGTTAAGCGGAAAATTAACACCGGCACAATCGCGCAATCCGAAGAAAAACGAATTATATTTGGTCGAAGGCGATTCGGCGGGTGGCTCGGCAAAACAAGGGCGCGACCGCCGCTTTCAGGCCGTATTGCCGCTGCGCGGAAAAGTGATTAACACGGAAAAAGCGAAGCTCGCCGATATTTTAAAAAATGAAGAAATCAGCACGATTATCCATGCGATCGGCGGGGGAGTCGGACCGGACTTTTCGCTGGAGGACATTAACTATGACAAAATCATCATCATGACGGACGCGGACACGGATGGCGCCCATATTCAAGTGTTGCTGCTGACGTTTTTCTATCGCTATATGCGGCCGCTCATTGAAGCAGGAAAAGTGTATATCGCTCTTCCACCGCTCTATAAAGTAAGCAAAGGCAGCGGCAAAAAAGAAATCGTTGAGTACGCATGGACCGATGCGCAGCTAAAAGAAATTACGAGGAAATTCGGCAAAGGTTATACGGTGCAGCGCTATAAAGGGCTTGGCGAAATGAACGCCGATCAATTGTGGGAAACAACGATGAACCCAGAGACGCGCACCCTCATTCGCGTGCGCATTGAAGATGCAGCCCGGGCGGAGCGCCGCGTCACCACGCTGATGGGCGATAAAGTAGAGCCGCGCCGTAAATGGATTGAAGCGAACGTTGCGTTCGGATTAGAAGATGATCCAAACATTTTAGATCATGAGCACGTATTTGTCGCAGGAGGGGATAACTGA
- a CDS encoding recombinase family protein has translation MKREKEIKRVAVYLRKSREDENEVDTLLKHRIQLLDFVKSKGWEYEVYEEIGSSDTIEFRPKFSRLLQEVERGVYDAVVVVAFDRITRGDTWDYARIKAAFAKNQTLIVTPYGDKIDLSDNTNILNDIMATISRAELVRTKQRLHEGKKRGARLGHWVNGPAPLGYDYDRNTKKLKVNSEEKEIIRLIFDKYLAGEPMYEIAFYLNNLGYRTKNGSYFQDAQIQRILTNLVYTGTVVYGKTEGSGHLNRKTKPLRVKDEDEWIITPNAHEPIVTQEEFNKVQRMMALRNRVPVKARQGAFALSGLLRCGKCGYAMRFTYTKKKKGTVVYVAKCQKSDPFGNRCGNQGIELNVLLQAIEDKIVSYFRQLDPTSNDEEYSKRLERFHREIAAIQKEIKNVENAKERIEFLFIKNRIDIDRYDELIEEENRKLDKLNKELKNLERQFNKTKDDYPEERYQRLKNFISKYSIFNEPNQVNQVLKTIIDRIYYKRDGDNIRLKIIYL, from the coding sequence ATGAAGCGTGAGAAAGAGATTAAAAGAGTGGCTGTTTATTTGCGAAAATCAAGAGAAGATGAAAATGAAGTAGATACACTTCTTAAGCACCGTATTCAGTTATTAGACTTTGTAAAAAGTAAGGGTTGGGAATATGAAGTATACGAAGAAATTGGTAGCAGTGACACGATTGAGTTTCGACCTAAATTTAGCAGGTTGTTGCAAGAAGTGGAAAGAGGCGTTTATGACGCAGTTGTAGTAGTTGCTTTTGATCGAATCACAAGAGGGGACACTTGGGACTATGCTAGAATTAAAGCGGCTTTTGCAAAGAATCAAACTCTTATAGTTACCCCATATGGAGATAAAATAGACCTTTCTGATAATACGAACATATTAAATGATATTATGGCAACAATAAGTAGGGCAGAGTTGGTTCGGACTAAACAACGACTACATGAAGGTAAGAAGAGGGGGGCAAGGCTAGGACATTGGGTGAATGGACCAGCACCTTTAGGGTATGATTATGATCGAAATACAAAGAAGTTAAAGGTAAATAGCGAGGAAAAAGAAATCATTCGCTTAATTTTTGATAAATATTTAGCTGGAGAACCGATGTATGAGATAGCTTTTTATCTAAACAATTTGGGGTATCGTACTAAAAACGGTTCTTATTTCCAAGACGCACAAATTCAACGTATCTTAACGAACTTAGTTTATACAGGAACAGTTGTATATGGAAAAACAGAGGGATCAGGACATTTAAACCGAAAAACGAAACCTTTAAGGGTTAAGGACGAAGACGAATGGATAATTACTCCTAATGCACATGAACCAATAGTTACACAAGAAGAGTTTAATAAAGTTCAACGTATGATGGCTTTAAGAAATCGTGTACCTGTTAAGGCTAGGCAAGGTGCTTTTGCATTGTCAGGGTTACTGCGGTGCGGAAAATGCGGTTATGCGATGAGATTTACTTACACTAAAAAGAAAAAGGGTACTGTTGTTTATGTTGCAAAATGCCAAAAATCCGATCCATTTGGCAATCGGTGTGGAAATCAGGGCATAGAATTAAATGTGTTATTACAGGCGATTGAAGATAAAATAGTGTCGTATTTTAGACAATTAGACCCTACTAGTAATGATGAGGAATATAGTAAGCGGCTAGAACGCTTTCATAGGGAAATAGCCGCTATACAGAAAGAAATAAAAAATGTTGAAAATGCTAAAGAAAGGATTGAATTTCTGTTTATTAAAAATCGTATCGATATAGACCGTTATGACGAGTTAATCGAAGAGGAAAATAGAAAGCTAGACAAGCTAAATAAAGAGTTGAAAAATCTTGAAAGGCAGTTTAACAAGACAAAAGATGATTATCCAGAAGAACGTTATCAGAGATTAAAAAATTTTATCAGCAAGTATTCCATTTTCAATGAACCAAATCAGGTTAATCAAGTATTGAAGACCATAATTGACCGGATTTACTACAAAAGAGATGGCGACAATATTAGACTGAAGATCATATATTTATAA
- a CDS encoding transposase, whose protein sequence is MEGDKSIAQVAKELGVAYNTLHRWIK, encoded by the coding sequence TTGGAGGGGGATAAGTCCATCGCCCAAGTGGCAAAAGAGTTGGGGGTGGCTTACAACACTCTTCACCGTTGGATCAAATAA